A region from the Actinoplanes sp. OR16 genome encodes:
- a CDS encoding ATP-binding cassette domain-containing protein encodes MIELVGAGKSYGPIRALHDVSLKADAGSVTCVLGDNGAGKSTLIGIMSGLHPHTSGELLVDGVARTFSSPREALALGIATVYQGLAVVPLMPVWRNFFLGSELVAGRYPLASLRIREMKRIADAALRDMGIAVADIDQPIGTLSGGQRQGVAIARAIHFGARVLILDEPTAALGVKQSGAVLKHIAAARDADIGVVFITHNPHHAFLVGDHFVILKLGSVVLDARRSEVTLDQLTTQMAGGDELEQLAHELGRPS; translated from the coding sequence ATGATCGAATTGGTGGGGGCCGGCAAGAGCTACGGGCCGATCCGGGCGCTGCACGACGTGTCGCTGAAGGCCGACGCCGGATCGGTGACCTGCGTGCTCGGCGACAACGGCGCCGGCAAGTCGACGCTGATCGGCATCATGTCCGGGCTGCATCCGCACACGTCCGGCGAGTTACTGGTGGACGGCGTCGCCCGGACGTTCTCCTCGCCCCGGGAAGCGCTCGCCCTCGGCATCGCCACCGTCTACCAGGGGCTCGCCGTGGTGCCGCTGATGCCGGTGTGGCGCAACTTCTTCCTCGGCTCCGAACTGGTCGCCGGCCGGTACCCCCTCGCCTCGTTGCGGATCCGCGAGATGAAACGGATAGCGGACGCCGCCCTGCGCGACATGGGCATCGCGGTGGCCGACATCGATCAGCCGATCGGCACCCTCTCCGGCGGGCAGCGGCAGGGCGTCGCGATCGCCCGGGCGATCCACTTCGGCGCCCGCGTGCTGATCCTCGACGAGCCGACGGCGGCGCTCGGCGTCAAACAGTCGGGCGCGGTGCTCAAACACATCGCCGCGGCCCGGGACGCGGACATCGGCGTCGTCTTCATCACCCACAACCCGCACCACGCCTTCCTGGTCGGCGACCACTTCGTCATCCTCAAACTGGGCTCGGTGGTGCTCGACGCGCGCCGCAGCGAGGTCACTCTCGACCAGTTGACCACCCAGATGGCCGGCGGTGACGAGCTGGAGCAGCTGGCCCACGAACTCGGCCGCCCATCATGA
- a CDS encoding ABC transporter permease, producing the protein MSRSTSMGRAGRLLARPEVGALVAAVAIFLFFLAVAPAFRSAGSLFTVLYQSSTIGIVAVGVGMLMIGGEFDLSAGVIVTSAGLVNSLFCWYFGVNLWIGALLSLLFCLAVGFLNGWLVMRTGIPSFLITLGTFFVLQGVNLGVTKLVTGSVSSTDIADIDGFSSLQAVFASSFGIGDVTVWTIVLFWFFFVALSAWILQRTRPGNWIYAVGGAAESARAVGVPVVRTKISLFVTVSFLGWFVGMHNLYRFNTLQAGNGVGNEFLYIIAAVVGGTLLTGGFGNAIGVAIGAFIFGMTSLGIVYAGWDPNWFRAFLGVMLLLAVLVNHYARKWGSR; encoded by the coding sequence GTGAGCCGCTCTACCAGCATGGGGAGGGCAGGCCGGCTGCTGGCGCGCCCCGAGGTGGGCGCGCTGGTGGCCGCCGTCGCCATCTTCCTGTTCTTCCTGGCGGTGGCGCCCGCCTTCCGTTCGGCGGGGTCGCTGTTCACCGTTCTCTACCAGTCGTCGACCATCGGGATCGTCGCGGTCGGCGTCGGCATGCTGATGATCGGCGGCGAGTTCGACCTGTCGGCCGGTGTGATCGTCACGTCGGCCGGGCTGGTCAACTCGCTGTTCTGCTGGTACTTCGGCGTCAACCTCTGGATCGGCGCGCTGCTGTCCCTGCTGTTCTGCCTGGCCGTGGGCTTTCTCAACGGATGGCTGGTGATGCGGACGGGGATTCCCAGCTTTCTGATCACGCTCGGCACGTTCTTCGTGCTCCAAGGTGTGAACCTCGGAGTCACCAAGCTGGTGACCGGCTCGGTGTCCTCCACCGACATCGCGGACATCGACGGGTTCTCGTCGCTGCAGGCGGTCTTCGCATCGTCGTTCGGGATCGGTGACGTCACCGTCTGGACCATCGTGCTCTTCTGGTTCTTCTTCGTCGCGCTCTCCGCGTGGATCCTGCAGCGCACCCGGCCCGGCAACTGGATCTACGCGGTCGGCGGGGCCGCGGAGAGCGCTCGGGCCGTCGGTGTGCCGGTGGTCCGCACCAAGATCTCGCTGTTCGTCACGGTGTCGTTCCTCGGCTGGTTCGTCGGGATGCACAACCTGTACCGGTTCAACACGCTGCAGGCCGGCAACGGCGTCGGGAACGAATTCCTCTACATCATCGCGGCGGTGGTCGGCGGCACCCTGCTCACCGGCGGCTTCGGCAACGCCATCGGTGTCGCGATCGGCGCGTTCATCTTCGGCATGACCAGCCTCGGCATCGTCTACGCCGGCTGGGACCCGAACTGGTTCCGCGCCTTCCTCGGCGTGATGCTGCTGCTCGCCGTCCTGGTCAACCACTACGCCCGGAAGTGGGGTTCGCGGTGA
- a CDS encoding sugar ABC transporter substrate-binding protein translates to MNRLVVAGAAILLLAAGCSEGGREEPDANEGSAAKQSSGYTIAFVTHERPGDTFWDKVRAGAEQAAIDTGVDLKYSNDPDAGKQATLIQQAVDSKVQGIATTLVTPEALAGSVKAATGAGIPVVGLNAGIEQYKELGALMYFGSDETLAGESIGERLATAGAKHPICVIHQQGSVALEARCAGVKSKVAATENLQVNGADDAAVTTALQAKLAQDSSIDYIVTLGAPVALDAVQAKEQASSPAKLVTFDLNKEMAQAIKDGKVEFAIDQQPYAQGYMAVTSLYLYLKNGNDLGGGGPVLTGPSFVDSSNIDTILPFTEKNTR, encoded by the coding sequence GGGCAGCGCCGCCAAGCAGAGTTCCGGGTACACGATCGCCTTCGTCACCCACGAGAGGCCCGGCGACACCTTCTGGGACAAGGTGCGGGCCGGCGCCGAGCAGGCCGCCATCGACACCGGCGTCGATCTGAAGTACTCGAACGACCCGGACGCCGGCAAGCAGGCCACGCTGATCCAGCAGGCCGTCGACTCGAAGGTCCAGGGCATCGCCACCACGCTGGTCACGCCCGAGGCCCTGGCCGGCTCGGTCAAGGCGGCGACCGGCGCGGGCATCCCGGTGGTCGGCCTCAACGCCGGCATCGAGCAGTACAAGGAGCTGGGCGCGCTGATGTACTTCGGGTCCGACGAGACGCTGGCCGGTGAGAGCATCGGCGAACGGCTCGCCACCGCGGGCGCCAAGCACCCGATCTGCGTGATCCACCAGCAGGGTTCGGTGGCACTCGAAGCGCGCTGCGCCGGCGTGAAGTCGAAGGTGGCGGCGACCGAGAACCTCCAGGTCAACGGCGCGGACGACGCGGCCGTCACCACGGCGCTGCAGGCCAAGCTGGCGCAGGACTCGTCCATCGACTACATCGTGACGCTCGGCGCGCCGGTCGCCCTGGACGCCGTCCAGGCCAAGGAGCAGGCGTCCTCGCCGGCCAAGCTGGTCACGTTCGACCTCAACAAGGAGATGGCCCAGGCGATCAAGGACGGGAAGGTCGAGTTCGCCATCGATCAGCAACCGTACGCGCAGGGCTACATGGCGGTGACCTCGCTGTATCTGTACTTGAAGAACGGCAACGACCTCGGTGGCGGCGGGCCGGTGCTGACCGGTCCGTCCTTCGTGGACTCGTCGAACATCGACACGATCCTGCCGTTCACCGAGAAGAACACCAGGTGA